A single Cupriavidus sp. D39 DNA region contains:
- a CDS encoding ABC transporter substrate-binding protein, with amino-acid sequence MNAYRKGALAVAFAALAVAHTAQAADGKLSIMVGGATKIIYLPARLTEQLGYFKEEGLDVEILSQPAGVDAENELLAGAVQGVVGFYDHTIDLQSKGKEVQAVVVFGKVPGEVEMVATRAAGQIKSMADVKGKTLGVTGLGSSTNFLTQYLAFKAGVAPSQYTVLPVGADNSFMAAIRQSRIDAGMTTEPTISQLLKTGEAQVLVDMRTAEGTTQALGGLYPASSLYMQRAWVEGHKEQVQKLARAFVKTMRFIKTHSAEEIAQKMPKDYYGNNRELYVKALGASLPMFTDDGRMPAGGPETVLKVLASFDPTVKGKHIELGRTFTNEFVDRVAK; translated from the coding sequence ATGAATGCATACAGGAAAGGCGCGCTCGCAGTTGCCTTTGCAGCACTTGCGGTCGCGCACACGGCGCAGGCGGCCGATGGCAAGCTATCGATCATGGTGGGCGGCGCGACCAAGATCATCTACCTGCCGGCCAGGCTGACCGAGCAGCTGGGCTACTTCAAGGAAGAGGGGCTGGACGTCGAGATCCTCTCGCAACCGGCCGGGGTCGACGCCGAAAACGAACTGCTGGCCGGCGCGGTGCAGGGCGTGGTGGGCTTCTACGATCACACCATTGACCTGCAAAGCAAGGGCAAGGAAGTGCAGGCCGTGGTGGTGTTCGGCAAGGTGCCGGGCGAGGTGGAGATGGTGGCCACGCGCGCGGCCGGCCAGATCAAGAGCATGGCCGACGTGAAAGGCAAGACGCTAGGTGTGACCGGCCTGGGCTCGTCGACCAACTTCCTGACGCAGTACCTGGCCTTCAAGGCGGGTGTGGCGCCCAGCCAGTACACGGTACTGCCGGTCGGTGCCGACAACAGTTTCATGGCTGCGATACGCCAGAGCCGCATCGATGCCGGCATGACCACCGAGCCCACCATCTCGCAATTGCTCAAGACCGGCGAGGCGCAGGTGCTGGTCGACATGCGCACGGCCGAGGGCACCACCCAGGCACTCGGCGGGCTCTACCCGGCTTCCAGCCTCTATATGCAGCGCGCCTGGGTGGAGGGGCACAAGGAGCAGGTGCAGAAGCTGGCGCGTGCCTTCGTCAAGACCATGCGCTTTATCAAGACCCACAGCGCCGAGGAGATCGCGCAGAAGATGCCCAAGGACTACTACGGGAATAACCGCGAGCTCTACGTCAAGGCCCTAGGCGCCTCGCTGCCCATGTTCACGGACGACGGCAGGATGCCTGCCGGCGGCCCCGAAACGGTGCTCAAGGTGCTCGCCTCGTTCGATCCGACTGTCAAGGGCAAGCACATCGAACTGGGCCGCACGTTTACCAACGAGTTCGTCGACCGCGTCGCAAAGTAA
- the arfB gene encoding alternative ribosome rescue aminoacyl-tRNA hydrolase ArfB yields MLPDITIPHTEYEITAIRAQGAGGQNINKVSNAVHLRFDVRASSLEEGHKARLLQLHDHRITRDGVVVIKAQQHRSLEMNREEAVQRLHDLVRSVATPPRTRRPTRPTFGSKMRRLEGKSQRSQVKAQRGKVVD; encoded by the coding sequence ATGCTGCCCGACATCACCATCCCCCACACCGAATACGAGATCACCGCGATCCGCGCGCAAGGCGCCGGCGGGCAGAACATCAACAAGGTGTCCAACGCGGTGCACCTGCGCTTCGATGTCCGTGCCTCCTCGCTGGAGGAAGGGCACAAGGCGCGGCTGCTGCAACTGCATGACCACCGCATCACGCGCGATGGCGTAGTGGTGATCAAGGCGCAGCAGCACCGCAGCCTGGAGATGAATCGGGAAGAGGCGGTGCAGCGCCTGCACGACCTGGTGCGCAGCGTGGCCACGCCGCCACGCACGCGCCGTCCCACGCGGCCCACCTTCGGCTCGAAGATGCGGCGCCTCGAAGGCAAGAGCCAGCGCAGCCAGGTCAAGGCGCAGCGCGGCAAGGTGGTGGACTAA
- a CDS encoding sensor histidine kinase: MIHSLRVRLLLWLLVPLAAFVGISSYAAYLSAADTANRVQDRALQASADVIAGHIAWADGRITVQVPPSALSLFDSPYGDHVFYNVVDDRGRILAGNPRFEQPPMAGASSPVFYSSRFQSQPVRVVQATRTMFDSGEARKVTVTVGQTLIGNHELVRSLRMPALLREVVMLLLAVGLVMIGLTVELSPLLRVKDEVAGRDPMDLVPVSAIDLPQELRPIVEAINQCIQRLNEYVRQQKRFIADAAHQIRTPLAVLGAQLEFAARVDDEARLREILGSMETSTQAMTNLANKLLLLSQAEAARSAGAAQQGADLVPLVTAVLEDMVVLAQRKGIDLGAELAVGSARVGVNEWMMAAVVSNLVDNAIRYTPAQGQVTVALTLEAKCAVLAVSDNGPGIPAEARPKVFDRFYRNALPNQEGSGLGLAIVKEIVLTAQGQVSLSAGIGGRGVTLTVRLPLAA; this comes from the coding sequence ATGATCCACAGCCTGCGGGTACGGTTGCTGCTATGGCTGCTGGTGCCGCTGGCGGCCTTTGTGGGCATCAGCAGCTACGCCGCCTACTTGAGTGCGGCGGATACCGCAAACCGTGTGCAAGACCGTGCGCTGCAGGCTTCGGCCGATGTCATCGCGGGCCACATCGCTTGGGCGGACGGGCGCATCACGGTGCAGGTGCCACCGTCGGCGCTGTCCTTGTTCGACTCGCCCTATGGCGACCACGTTTTCTACAATGTGGTCGACGATCGCGGCCGGATCCTGGCCGGCAATCCGCGGTTCGAGCAACCGCCGATGGCGGGCGCCTCCAGCCCCGTGTTCTACTCTTCGCGTTTTCAGTCGCAGCCGGTGCGGGTAGTGCAAGCCACCCGCACGATGTTCGACTCCGGAGAGGCCCGCAAGGTCACCGTCACCGTGGGCCAGACGCTGATCGGCAACCACGAGCTGGTCCGCAGCCTGCGCATGCCGGCGCTGCTGCGCGAAGTGGTGATGCTGCTGCTGGCAGTGGGACTGGTGATGATCGGGCTCACGGTGGAACTGAGCCCGCTGCTGCGCGTGAAAGACGAAGTGGCGGGACGCGACCCGATGGATCTGGTACCGGTGAGCGCAATCGACCTGCCGCAGGAATTGCGGCCCATTGTCGAGGCGATCAACCAGTGCATCCAGCGCCTGAACGAATATGTGCGCCAGCAAAAGCGCTTTATCGCCGATGCCGCGCACCAGATCCGCACCCCGCTCGCGGTGCTGGGGGCGCAGCTGGAGTTTGCCGCGCGGGTGGACGATGAGGCGAGGCTGCGCGAGATCCTCGGCTCGATGGAGACCAGCACGCAGGCCATGACCAACCTGGCCAACAAGCTGCTGTTGCTGTCGCAGGCCGAAGCCGCGCGCAGTGCCGGTGCCGCGCAACAAGGCGCGGACCTGGTGCCGCTGGTGACCGCCGTGCTGGAAGACATGGTGGTGCTGGCGCAGCGCAAGGGCATCGACCTGGGCGCCGAGCTGGCGGTCGGCAGTGCGCGGGTGGGCGTCAACGAATGGATGATGGCCGCCGTGGTATCCAACCTGGTCGACAACGCGATCCGCTACACGCCGGCGCAAGGCCAGGTCACCGTGGCCCTGACGCTCGAGGCGAAATGCGCCGTCCTCGCGGTGAGCGACAACGGCCCCGGCATTCCCGCCGAAGCGCGGCCCAAGGTATTCGATCGCTTCTATCGCAACGCGCTGCCGAACCAGGAAGGCAGCGGCCTGGGGCTTGCCATCGTCAAGGAGATTGTGCTGACGGCGCAAGGCCAGGTGAGCCTGAGCGCGGGCATCGGCGGGCGCGGCGTCACGCTGACGGTGCGCCTGCCCCTGGCCGCCTGA
- a CDS encoding response regulator → MKVLLIEDNASLIHWLARLLKEERFMVDTALDGEYADQLLQTQSYDVVLLDLQIPRLAGKSVLRRLRSRRNNVPVLVVTASASIDEKVECLGLGADDYLVKPFEVRELVARIKALARRQTGEKQAELVCGDLTYNTDTRQFYVAGELLSLRLKEHTALEILMMRLGKTVSKASLMSGVYSLDEEASEDAIEIYIHRIRKKLEGCQATIMTLRGLGYLLQQKQ, encoded by the coding sequence ATGAAGGTATTGCTGATCGAAGACAACGCTTCGCTCATCCACTGGCTGGCGAGGCTGCTGAAGGAAGAGCGCTTCATGGTCGACACCGCGCTGGACGGCGAGTACGCCGATCAGTTGCTGCAGACGCAGAGCTATGACGTGGTGCTGCTCGACCTGCAGATCCCGCGGCTGGCCGGCAAGAGCGTGTTGCGCCGGCTGCGCTCGCGCCGCAACAACGTGCCGGTGCTGGTGGTGACCGCAAGCGCATCGATCGACGAGAAGGTGGAGTGCCTCGGCCTGGGCGCCGACGACTACCTCGTCAAGCCTTTCGAAGTGCGGGAACTGGTCGCGCGCATCAAAGCCCTGGCCCGGCGGCAGACCGGAGAGAAGCAAGCCGAACTGGTTTGCGGCGACCTCACCTACAACACCGACACGCGGCAGTTCTACGTGGCAGGAGAGCTGCTTTCGTTGCGGCTGAAAGAACACACCGCGCTGGAAATCCTGATGATGCGGCTGGGCAAGACCGTGTCCAAGGCGAGCCTCATGTCAGGCGTTTACTCGCTCGACGAGGAGGCCAGCGAGGACGCCATCGAGATCTATATCCACCGCATCCGCAAAAAGCTCGAGGGCTGCCAGGCCACCATCATGACGCTGCGCGGCCTGGGCTACCTGCTGCAGCAAAAGCAATGA
- a CDS encoding ABC transporter ATP-binding protein yields MTNTVPQDVPAIEFERVSCRFIAPDGTATVALRDFSMRVGKGEFVAIVGPTGCGKSTTLSLITGLLKPSTGEVRLMGNRVTGIDPRIGFVFQADAVFPWRSVLHNVAAGPLFRGAGRDQAYGLAEEWVRKVGLAKFSNHYPHQLSGGMRKRVALAQTFINNPQILLMDEPFSALDMQTRTLMQDELLQLWSQNAGSVVFVTHDLEEAIAMADRVFVLTARPATLKRVYEIDLPRPRVTSEIRYEKHFVELSREIWADLREEVHID; encoded by the coding sequence ATGACCAATACCGTACCGCAAGACGTGCCGGCCATCGAATTCGAGCGTGTCTCCTGCCGCTTTATCGCGCCCGACGGCACTGCCACCGTGGCTCTGCGCGACTTCTCCATGCGCGTGGGCAAGGGCGAGTTCGTCGCCATCGTCGGACCGACGGGATGCGGCAAATCGACCACGCTGAGCCTGATCACCGGCTTGCTCAAGCCGAGCACCGGCGAGGTGCGGCTGATGGGCAACCGAGTGACCGGCATCGATCCTCGCATCGGCTTCGTGTTCCAGGCCGACGCGGTCTTCCCGTGGCGCTCCGTGCTGCACAACGTGGCGGCGGGGCCGCTGTTCCGCGGCGCCGGCCGCGACCAGGCCTATGGCCTTGCCGAAGAATGGGTGCGCAAGGTCGGGCTGGCCAAGTTCAGCAACCACTACCCGCATCAGTTGTCGGGCGGCATGCGCAAGCGCGTGGCGCTGGCGCAGACCTTCATCAACAACCCGCAGATCCTGCTGATGGACGAGCCATTCAGCGCGCTGGACATGCAGACCCGCACCCTGATGCAGGACGAGTTGCTGCAGCTCTGGTCGCAGAACGCCGGCTCGGTGGTGTTCGTCACGCACGACCTGGAAGAAGCCATCGCCATGGCCGACCGGGTCTTCGTGCTGACCGCGCGTCCGGCCACCCTCAAGCGTGTTTACGAGATCGACCTGCCGCGCCCGCGCGTGACTTCGGAGATCCGCTACGAAAAGCACTTTGTCGAACTGTCGCGCGAGATCTGGGCCGATCTGCGCGAGGAAGTCCACATCGACTGA
- a CDS encoding lytic transglycosylase domain-containing protein codes for MKPAGTLAGCVLALSLLLLLFHGAARAQDCFEEAGTYQGVNPSVLRAIAWFESKGNPAAVNRNANGSIDVGQLQINSVHFSDLARQGVPSRALTDSCVNVYVAAWLLKQKMVKHGNTWRAIGAYHSESPSQRDAYARSIQRILVAWGELPSAR; via the coding sequence ATGAAGCCAGCCGGCACGCTGGCCGGCTGCGTGCTGGCGTTGTCGCTGTTGCTGTTGCTGTTTCATGGCGCCGCCCGCGCGCAGGATTGCTTCGAGGAGGCGGGCACCTACCAGGGCGTCAATCCTTCGGTGTTGCGCGCCATCGCGTGGTTCGAATCGAAGGGGAATCCCGCCGCGGTGAACCGCAATGCGAACGGGTCGATCGACGTTGGGCAGTTGCAGATCAACTCGGTGCATTTCAGCGACCTGGCACGCCAGGGCGTGCCGAGCCGAGCGCTGACCGATTCATGCGTCAACGTCTATGTCGCCGCCTGGCTGCTAAAGCAAAAGATGGTGAAGCATGGCAACACCTGGCGCGCCATCGGCGCCTACCACTCCGAATCGCCGAGCCAGCGCGACGCTTACGCGCGCAGCATCCAGCGAATCCTGGTGGCCTGGGGCGAGCTGCCGTCGGCCCGCTAG